From Pseudoleptotrichia goodfellowii, a single genomic window includes:
- a CDS encoding PTS sugar transporter subunit IIC, whose product MKIITKGLMEIMKKFTDWMEQKFVPKAAKIASQRFLVAIKDSFIAIMPITMVGSIAVLLNVFFRDLPNSWGLEGFVKLMTPIININGIVWFASIAILSLAFVISLGYNVSRSYDVNPVAGALVAFASFIAFLPQEAKFDAEINGVTQAVSSWGFINLDYLGAKGLFPAMIIGLVSAIIYSKLMKSKLTIKLPDSVPPAVSKAFASIIPGVVAVYICAILSHLVVAATGSPLNDLIQKYIQAPLLGLSQGMFSVVLLAFLVQLFWFFGLHGHNVLAPIMDGIYQPALLANVEHMAKGGAVKDLPYIWTRGSFDAYLQMGGSGITIALIFAIYLFSKRKEYKTVAKLSTPMAIFNINEPVIFGIPIVLNPIYIIPFLLAPTVCAIIAYTATAIGLIPPVYVVVPWVLPPGIYAFFATGGSVKAALVSLFNVFVAFVIWAPFVIMANKMAEDKKNQENAEEK is encoded by the coding sequence TTGAAGATAATAACGAAAGGATTGATGGAGATTATGAAAAAATTTACAGATTGGATGGAACAGAAGTTTGTTCCGAAAGCTGCGAAAATAGCATCACAAAGATTTCTAGTTGCAATAAAAGATTCGTTTATTGCAATAATGCCTATAACTATGGTAGGTTCAATAGCAGTGTTATTGAACGTATTTTTTAGAGATTTGCCTAATAGTTGGGGACTTGAAGGTTTTGTAAAACTTATGACACCGATAATAAATATAAACGGGATTGTATGGTTTGCCTCTATTGCGATATTGTCACTTGCCTTTGTAATATCCTTAGGATACAATGTTTCCAGAAGTTATGATGTGAACCCTGTAGCGGGAGCATTGGTAGCATTTGCTTCATTTATAGCTTTTCTGCCTCAGGAAGCAAAATTTGACGCTGAAATAAACGGAGTTACACAGGCAGTTTCTTCGTGGGGATTTATAAATCTGGACTATTTGGGAGCGAAAGGACTGTTCCCGGCTATGATAATAGGACTTGTTTCAGCGATAATTTATTCTAAACTTATGAAAAGTAAACTGACTATCAAGTTACCTGATTCGGTTCCTCCGGCAGTAAGTAAAGCGTTTGCTTCGATTATTCCGGGAGTAGTTGCTGTTTATATTTGTGCAATATTGTCGCATTTGGTTGTTGCAGCTACAGGAAGCCCGTTAAACGATTTAATACAAAAATACATACAGGCTCCTTTGTTGGGATTGTCTCAAGGCATGTTTTCTGTAGTGCTGTTGGCTTTCCTTGTACAGTTATTCTGGTTCTTCGGATTGCACGGACACAATGTTTTGGCACCTATTATGGACGGTATATATCAGCCTGCTCTTTTGGCTAATGTGGAACACATGGCTAAAGGCGGAGCAGTAAAAGATTTACCGTACATCTGGACAAGAGGATCATTTGATGCTTATTTGCAAATGGGAGGTTCAGGAATAACAATAGCTTTAATTTTTGCAATATATTTATTCAGTAAAAGAAAAGAATATAAAACAGTTGCAAAATTATCAACACCGATGGCTATATTTAATATTAATGAACCTGTTATATTCGGAATTCCGATAGTGTTGAATCCGATATATATAATTCCGTTTTTGTTGGCTCCGACAGTTTGTGCGATAATCGCTTATACAGCTACAGCTATAGGACTGATTCCTCCTGTATATGTAGTAGTTCCGTGGGTATTACCTCCGGGAATATATGCGTTTTTTGCTACAGGAGGTTCTGTAAAGGCTGCGTTAGTATCATTATTTAACGTGTTTGTAGCGTTTGTTATATGGGCACCGTTTGTAATAATGGCCAACAAAATGGCTGAAGATAAGAAAAATCAAGAAAATGCAGAAGAGAAATAA
- a CDS encoding histidinol-phosphatase, with amino-acid sequence MKTNFHTHNYRCGHAVGNVEDYVKVAVKEGYSELGISDHAPVPAYYNDRMKKEELQGYLEEIEEAQKKYKDKIKIYKSLEIEYFPEWQEYYDELKKKLDYIVLGLHAFRKEGETEIHSAWSIKEEEHVLDYGKYMVKAIESGNFDYIAHPDLYMIDYRNWTDGCIKAAHMICEAAEKYDVPLEVNANGIRKTLVRHPDWDRYMYPYKEFWEIAAQYNIRTIIGSDTHNYEEMEDLPMELARQFAKDLGLNVIETIF; translated from the coding sequence ATGAAAACGAATTTTCATACACATAATTACAGATGCGGGCATGCTGTCGGTAATGTGGAAGATTATGTTAAAGTAGCCGTAAAAGAAGGATACAGTGAACTTGGAATATCCGATCATGCACCTGTTCCTGCATATTATAATGACAGGATGAAAAAGGAAGAGTTGCAGGGATATCTGGAAGAAATAGAAGAAGCTCAGAAAAAATATAAAGATAAAATAAAAATATATAAATCTCTGGAAATAGAGTATTTCCCTGAATGGCAGGAATATTACGACGAACTGAAAAAGAAACTGGATTATATAGTTTTGGGTCTTCATGCTTTCAGAAAAGAAGGAGAAACTGAGATACACAGTGCATGGTCTATTAAAGAAGAAGAACATGTCCTTGATTATGGAAAATATATGGTAAAAGCAATAGAGTCGGGAAATTTTGATTACATAGCACATCCTGATTTATATATGATAGATTACAGAAATTGGACGGACGGTTGTATAAAAGCTGCGCATATGATTTGTGAAGCAGCTGAAAAGTATGATGTTCCTCTTGAAGTGAATGCCAACGGAATAAGAAAAACTTTGGTAAGACATCCTGATTGGGACAGATATATGTACCCTTATAAAGAGTTTTGGGAAATAGCTGCACAATACAATATTCGTACTATAATCGGTTCGGATACCCATAATTATGAGGAAATGGAAGACTTGCCAATGGAGTTGGCAAGACAGTTTGCAAAAGATTTAGGATTGAATGTTATAGAAACTATATTTTAA
- the cas5 gene encoding CRISPR-associated protein Cas5 has protein sequence MIRAIKLELYQNMVNYKTATSFQLKETYPLPPYSTIIGMVHSLCDFKEYVPMEISVMGSYFSKVNDLYTRYEFKKGNPYEEERHQINVNGFGVNRGVATAELLVDVYLTIHIIPEDQSDESIQKILNAFEKPREYPSLGRREDIVVINKVKEVVIEKKELEEDRTYNKNIFAYIPISFVRKSVIEFGDKSSGVQIPGTRYEITKNYKLQNIGTKSKPKEIRIWEKKDVIYSSDITGLEFEELPIDSEEDIVFCDL, from the coding sequence ATGATAAGAGCAATTAAGCTTGAGTTATATCAGAATATGGTTAATTACAAGACTGCGACGAGTTTTCAATTAAAGGAAACTTATCCGTTGCCTCCATACTCTACAATAATCGGAATGGTTCATTCTTTATGTGATTTTAAAGAATACGTCCCTATGGAAATAAGTGTAATGGGAAGTTATTTTTCCAAAGTGAATGATCTTTATACGAGATATGAATTTAAAAAGGGAAATCCGTATGAAGAAGAAAGACATCAGATAAATGTGAATGGATTCGGTGTAAATAGAGGTGTTGCTACTGCAGAACTTTTAGTAGATGTGTATTTGACGATACACATTATTCCCGAAGACCAGTCTGATGAAAGTATACAAAAAATATTGAATGCTTTTGAAAAACCTAGAGAATATCCATCATTGGGAAGAAGAGAAGATATTGTTGTGATAAATAAGGTTAAAGAAGTTGTTATAGAAAAAAAAGAGCTTGAAGAAGATAGAACATATAATAAAAATATTTTTGCTTATATTCCAATAAGTTTTGTTAGAAAGAGTGTGATAGAATTTGGTGATAAAAGCAGTGGAGTGCAAATTCCGGGAACGCGATATGAGATAACTAAAAATTATAAATTACAAAATATAGGAACAAAAAGTAAACCTAAAGAAATTAGGATTTGGGAGAAAAAAGATGTCATTTATTCGTCAGATATAACTGGGCTTGAATTTGAAGAGTTGCCTATAGATAGTGAAGAAGATATTGTTTTTTGCGATTTATAG
- the cas7i gene encoding type I-B CRISPR-associated protein Cas7/Cst2/DevR, translating into MEIKGLTFTAVFLAQSANYGEGIGNVAALKKISRNRGEQYTYISRQAIRYNIIEQLGEKISPVKAEGSGDKKVVQFSAETTIKDYPELDFFGYMKTTKGENSKNRSAIVRLSNAISLETFKGDLEFLTNKGLADRINEFPNIAQSEIHKSYYKYTLTIDLDKIGIDELDDIKLDNKEKTRRVKKLLDTVSLLYRDIRGRREDLKPLFIIGGVYDVKNPFFENIVDVKNNKIAVEKLCSGIYDYIEKDTLCGIVKEQFDNDTEVEIELKKKNVVVYDTPEFFKNIKLKVDEYYDKSN; encoded by the coding sequence ATGGAGATAAAAGGGTTGACTTTTACAGCTGTATTTTTAGCTCAAAGTGCAAATTACGGTGAAGGAATAGGAAACGTAGCGGCATTGAAAAAAATATCCAGAAATAGAGGAGAACAGTACACATATATATCACGTCAGGCAATAAGATATAATATTATAGAACAGTTGGGAGAAAAAATATCTCCGGTAAAAGCTGAAGGAAGCGGAGATAAAAAGGTTGTACAGTTTTCCGCAGAAACTACAATAAAAGACTATCCTGAACTTGATTTTTTCGGATATATGAAAACTACTAAAGGAGAAAATTCTAAAAATCGTTCAGCAATAGTAAGACTCTCAAATGCAATTTCTTTGGAAACATTTAAAGGGGATTTGGAATTTTTGACAAATAAGGGCTTGGCAGACAGAATAAATGAGTTTCCGAATATAGCTCAGTCAGAAATTCATAAATCATATTATAAATACACGCTTACAATAGATTTAGATAAAATAGGGATAGATGAATTGGATGATATTAAACTTGATAATAAAGAAAAAACAAGAAGAGTAAAAAAACTTTTGGATACAGTTTCATTGCTATACAGAGATATAAGAGGAAGAAGAGAGGATTTAAAGCCTTTATTTATAATAGGTGGGGTCTATGATGTAAAAAATCCGTTTTTTGAAAATATAGTCGATGTAAAAAATAATAAAATCGCAGTAGAAAAACTTTGCAGCGGAATATACGATTATATAGAAAAAGATACTTTATGCGGTATTGTAAAAGAACAGTTTGATAATGATACTGAAGTGGAAATAGAATTGAAAAAGAAAAATGTAGTTGTATATGATACTCCTGAGTTTTTCAAAAATATAAAATTGAAAGTTGATGAATATTATGATAAGAGCAATTAA
- the cas6 gene encoding CRISPR-associated endoribonuclease Cas6: MRFKIACEVTEGEAFSQDYRRNILRMLKTGLDRYEDIFEDFFGSNKLKKYCWSVYFKNSIFQGDKIYLQGEKKEFFINFSVFDNGDAINIFNAFMNIKYREIDISKELRVKVSNVIKLPTKEVSGEFFRAKVMSPIICRDHNQETGKDSYYTGSEEEFIPIIKRNLYLEMREKYGDYVERDIEKLVIETKELKKTVSKFYGKLIDGSIGIIELQGKNYLLNYIYSAGLGSIRGSGYGLLEIV, translated from the coding sequence ATGAGATTTAAAATAGCATGTGAAGTAACGGAGGGTGAAGCTTTTTCACAAGATTATCGTAGAAATATTTTACGTATGCTAAAAACAGGATTAGATAGATATGAAGATATATTTGAAGATTTTTTTGGGTCAAATAAATTAAAAAAGTATTGTTGGTCTGTTTATTTTAAAAATTCTATATTTCAAGGGGATAAAATATATCTTCAAGGAGAAAAAAAAGAATTTTTTATAAACTTTTCAGTATTTGATAATGGGGATGCAATTAATATTTTTAATGCTTTTATGAATATTAAATATAGAGAAATTGATATTTCTAAAGAACTGAGAGTAAAAGTATCAAATGTAATTAAATTGCCAACAAAAGAAGTGAGTGGTGAATTTTTTAGAGCCAAAGTAATGTCACCTATAATTTGCAGAGATCATAATCAGGAAACAGGAAAAGACAGCTATTATACAGGAAGTGAAGAGGAATTTATTCCAATAATAAAAAGAAATTTGTACTTGGAGATGAGAGAAAAATATGGAGATTATGTGGAAAGAGATATTGAAAAACTGGTAATTGAAACGAAAGAATTAAAAAAAACAGTTTCCAAATTTTACGGTAAATTAATAGACGGTTCTATAGGTATAATCGAGTTGCAAGGGAAAAATTATTTGCTCAATTATATTTACAGTGCGGGTTTAGGTTCTATAAGAGGGAGCGGTTACGGATTATTGGAAATTGTTTAA
- a CDS encoding DUF4300 family protein — translation MKKRIVISLICGILLVSCSQKIVNNDSDISISQKSNEEKHLKEITYSNLVDKASQEEVRTALKNAGVSEKSIKSFFEGVNYFNNSVENVSLVKNGFKIMEKPSPVYDEVTIQEKWNKKNPKFIGQNCRITAFELMKDFVSVGNPEIKNTEQLFMDQDSLKNFPVKIFTDKEKQQFESLFSSIETENTKDFATHIRKVKEDWEKKNIKFSNKNKISMISVFFHSEITPKESFLFIGHVGVLVPSSDGRFLFIEKLAFQEPYQALKFDNVLQLNDYLLNKYDVEYGQPNARPFIMENGDPLLMYHP, via the coding sequence ATGAAAAAAAGAATAGTAATTTCATTAATATGCGGAATTTTATTGGTAAGTTGTTCTCAAAAAATAGTAAATAATGATTCTGATATAAGTATATCTCAAAAATCAAATGAAGAAAAACATTTGAAAGAGATTACTTATTCAAACTTAGTAGATAAAGCATCTCAGGAAGAAGTGAGAACAGCATTGAAAAATGCAGGAGTTTCTGAAAAAAGTATAAAGTCTTTTTTTGAAGGAGTAAATTATTTTAATAATTCCGTAGAAAATGTGAGCCTTGTAAAAAACGGCTTCAAAATAATGGAAAAACCAAGCCCTGTCTATGATGAAGTGACTATTCAGGAAAAATGGAATAAGAAAAATCCTAAATTTATAGGTCAAAACTGTAGAATTACAGCTTTTGAATTAATGAAGGATTTTGTTTCTGTAGGCAATCCTGAAATAAAAAATACTGAGCAATTATTCATGGATCAGGATTCTTTGAAAAATTTTCCTGTGAAAATCTTTACTGACAAAGAAAAACAGCAGTTTGAGAGCCTTTTTTCTTCAATAGAAACTGAAAATACAAAAGATTTTGCAACACATATAAGGAAAGTCAAAGAAGATTGGGAAAAGAAAAATATTAAATTTTCAAATAAAAATAAAATTTCAATGATTTCAGTGTTTTTTCATTCTGAAATCACGCCGAAAGAAAGCTTTTTATTTATAGGTCATGTGGGAGTTTTGGTACCGTCTTCTGACGGTAGGTTTTTGTTCATCGAGAAATTAGCTTTTCAGGAACCTTATCAGGCACTGAAATTTGACAATGTACTTCAGTTGAATGATTATTTATTGAATAAATACGACGTGGAATACGGTCAACCTAATGCAAGACCGTTTATAATGGAAAATGGAGATCCTCTCCTTATGTATCATCCGTAG
- a CDS encoding peptidylprolyl isomerase has translation MKMDVKIKTNKGEINLRLFPEKSPVTVASFVNLIKHGYYNGLKFHRVIEDFMAQGGDPTGTGMGGPGYRFEDEVKNGLDFSTPGKLAMANAGPGTNGSQFFITTVPTEWLTGKHTIFGEVASDKDLEVVKSLSNGDVMETVTVSGSGIDEFLSKYKDRISEWNKALGY, from the coding sequence ATGAAAATGGATGTAAAAATTAAAACGAACAAAGGAGAAATCAATTTAAGACTTTTTCCTGAAAAATCACCTGTTACAGTAGCGAGTTTTGTTAATTTGATAAAACACGGTTATTATAACGGACTTAAATTTCACAGAGTTATAGAAGATTTTATGGCTCAAGGAGGAGATCCTACAGGTACCGGTATGGGAGGACCCGGATACAGATTTGAAGATGAAGTGAAAAACGGTCTTGACTTTTCGACACCCGGCAAATTGGCAATGGCAAATGCAGGTCCCGGAACAAACGGAAGCCAATTTTTCATAACTACAGTTCCTACAGAATGGCTTACAGGAAAACATACTATTTTCGGAGAAGTAGCATCGGATAAAGATCTGGAAGTAGTAAAATCTCTTTCAAACGGTGATGTAATGGAAACTGTTACAGTAAGCGGCAGCGGAATAGATGAATTTTTGAGTAAATACAAAGATAGAATAAGCGAGTGGAATAAAGCTTTGGGGTATTAG
- a CDS encoding NUDIX hydrolase yields the protein MDGFRFLKGAKMTHPTTGITLEYLDKSNAVCFVLFNETKEKVILVKQFRPGPKDYTLEVVAGLIDAGENPETAAFRELREETGYTEDDITDFRKLEKGLFVSPGYTTENLYFFSARLKSDSIKPKELDLDEGEELEVEWVPVKDIVEKSNDMKTLFGVTYFLGK from the coding sequence ATGGACGGATTCAGATTTTTAAAAGGTGCAAAAATGACACATCCGACAACAGGAATTACATTGGAATATTTGGATAAATCAAATGCAGTCTGTTTTGTATTGTTTAATGAAACAAAAGAAAAAGTTATACTTGTAAAACAGTTCAGACCGGGACCGAAAGACTATACTTTGGAAGTAGTGGCGGGCCTTATAGATGCGGGAGAAAATCCTGAAACTGCTGCATTCAGGGAATTAAGAGAAGAAACGGGATACACAGAAGATGACATAACTGATTTTAGAAAGCTGGAAAAAGGATTGTTTGTATCACCGGGATACACTACGGAAAACCTTTATTTTTTCAGTGCGAGATTGAAATCCGATTCGATAAAACCCAAAGAACTTGATTTGGATGAAGGCGAAGAACTTGAAGTGGAATGGGTTCCGGTAAAAGATATTGTTGAAAAATCCAACGATATGAAAACATTATTCGGAGTTACTTATTTTCTTGGAAAATAA
- a CDS encoding M48 family metallopeptidase, protein MRTEKILGYDIHRKKVKNINLRINQNMEVYISAPLNLHSSYIENFIRSKEDWIKKVLNRIEDVKSKQMEYEYKTGEVHKLIGREYSLIVKQGNTDRVNLSKDTGEIILVTKHENIENKKKIMDKWYYDCAKKIFPDVMEKWLKILDETIEHLSIKPMKTRWGSCNYNKRYINLNTELIKRTPFEIEYVVLHELAHLKYPNHGKGFYNYVENYMPNYKEAEKLLNAKHYY, encoded by the coding sequence ATGAGAACGGAAAAAATTTTAGGATACGATATTCACAGGAAAAAAGTAAAAAACATAAATTTAAGAATAAATCAGAATATGGAAGTATATATTTCTGCTCCTTTAAATTTACACAGCAGTTATATTGAGAATTTTATCCGTTCAAAAGAAGACTGGATAAAAAAAGTTTTAAACAGAATTGAAGATGTAAAGTCCAAACAGATGGAATACGAGTATAAAACAGGAGAAGTCCATAAACTGATAGGTAGAGAATATTCTCTGATTGTAAAACAGGGAAATACGGATAGAGTAAATTTGAGTAAAGATACAGGAGAAATAATACTTGTAACTAAACATGAAAATATCGAAAATAAGAAAAAAATAATGGATAAATGGTATTATGACTGTGCAAAAAAAATATTTCCCGATGTTATGGAAAAATGGCTTAAAATATTGGACGAAACAATAGAACATTTGTCAATAAAGCCTATGAAAACAAGATGGGGATCGTGTAATTATAATAAAAGATATATAAATCTTAATACGGAACTTATAAAAAGAACTCCTTTTGAGATAGAGTACGTTGTTTTACATGAACTTGCCCATTTAAAATATCCTAATCACGGAAAAGGATTTTATAATTATGTGGAAAATTATATGCCTAATTATAAAGAAGCTGAAAAATTGTTAAATGCTAAACATTATTATTAA
- a CDS encoding Cas8a1 family CRISPR/Cas system-associated protein, whose translation MSEKIEIRMSNWLFNAGLLGFYNVLGGKVAEEKGEIEISEDGQSLIFDSGMLENFEYKYFDFFLKRYNKILPYGKILDFEDYIDDFLSGKRENFSLKEVDYVNSQIELVKKSLKSNSYQSTYDFVENNGKEKMLNLEKEIKKVKKPKDNVTSETVEEIKEVFGQLKEVMNFFKKTVKNEDGYEKKYLAAKNIVYLIINNSWNGVSFLNRANAAKDVYEEYKSYFVIPAIEYINKDKSKFKYKCSISNMSMENYKNTLGFLNQTGFDIARKPSHVWNFTNDIAITPLIILILSCIPAGFIYEINKGMFVNANFNFDQLERINNGIANSIFVQEQEEKKINLYRNLLKEFETNTNDTKYEISDIQVVRLENETYRFSLLSKNILYLLHENKDKLDRLLGKYYKDYDKYFNLYDETIRELLNNQNLFSLINKLCYYKISKNKSAYYNGLNMSDLVKINMNYIRRLRKMENNEDKRTELSEKDIEMIRTNAYYFRKDYIGKSGNDKKIGGLLYRLQNALRINDVDMFMDALISAHAYAGKGVHKLFNRALIDDEDFQTLGHAFLIGLLEDGKKDDENKDNKKEGNE comes from the coding sequence ATGAGTGAAAAAATAGAAATACGGATGTCTAATTGGCTTTTTAATGCAGGACTTTTGGGGTTTTATAATGTATTGGGAGGAAAAGTTGCAGAAGAGAAAGGAGAAATAGAAATTTCAGAAGACGGTCAATCGTTGATATTTGATTCTGGTATGCTTGAAAATTTTGAATATAAATATTTTGATTTTTTTCTGAAAAGATATAATAAAATATTGCCTTACGGTAAAATACTTGATTTTGAGGATTATATTGATGATTTTTTATCAGGAAAAAGAGAAAATTTTAGTCTTAAAGAAGTTGATTATGTAAATTCTCAAATAGAATTGGTCAAAAAATCTTTAAAATCAAACAGTTATCAGTCTACATATGATTTTGTTGAAAATAATGGAAAAGAAAAAATGTTGAATTTGGAAAAAGAAATAAAAAAAGTAAAAAAACCAAAAGACAATGTAACATCTGAAACTGTTGAAGAGATAAAAGAAGTCTTTGGACAATTGAAAGAAGTGATGAATTTTTTCAAGAAGACTGTAAAAAATGAAGACGGATATGAAAAAAAATATTTAGCAGCCAAAAATATTGTTTATCTTATAATTAATAACAGCTGGAACGGAGTATCTTTTTTAAATAGAGCAAATGCTGCAAAAGACGTCTATGAAGAGTATAAGTCATATTTTGTAATCCCGGCAATAGAATATATTAATAAAGATAAATCAAAATTCAAGTATAAATGCAGTATTTCAAATATGTCAATGGAAAATTATAAAAATACTTTAGGTTTTTTAAATCAAACGGGATTTGATATTGCAAGAAAGCCTTCCCATGTATGGAATTTCACTAATGATATAGCAATAACACCTTTGATAATATTGATCCTCTCGTGTATTCCTGCGGGATTTATTTACGAAATAAATAAAGGAATGTTTGTAAATGCCAATTTTAATTTTGATCAACTTGAAAGAATAAATAACGGAATAGCAAATTCTATATTTGTTCAGGAACAGGAAGAAAAAAAGATAAATTTATACAGAAATTTGTTAAAAGAATTTGAGACTAATACAAATGACACTAAATATGAAATATCTGATATTCAGGTAGTGAGATTAGAAAATGAAACATACAGATTCAGCTTATTATCAAAAAATATATTATATTTATTACATGAAAATAAAGATAAACTTGACAGATTACTTGGCAAGTATTATAAAGATTATGATAAATATTTTAATTTATACGATGAAACAATAAGAGAATTATTAAATAATCAGAATTTATTTTCTTTAATAAATAAACTTTGTTATTATAAAATTTCTAAAAATAAATCTGCATATTATAATGGACTAAATATGTCCGATTTGGTAAAAATAAATATGAACTATATCAGGAGGTTAAGAAAAATGGAGAATAATGAAGATAAAAGAACTGAATTATCCGAGAAAGACATTGAAATGATTAGAACAAATGCTTATTATTTTAGAAAAGATTATATTGGAAAAAGTGGAAATGATAAGAAAATAGGAGGATTATTGTACAGATTACAAAATGCACTCAGAATAAATGATGTAGATATGTTTATGGATGCTTTGATTTCAGCTCATGCTTATGCGGGAAAAGGGGTACACAAGTTATTTAACAGAGCATTGATTGATGATGAAGATTTTCAGACGTTAGGGCATGCTTTTTTAATAGGACTATTGGAAGATGGCAAAAAAGATGATGAAAATAAAGATAATAAAAAAGAAGGGAATGAATAG